The window CAACCTAATGGACAAACGATAATTTTGGAAAGAGCAAAGATGGTTTTACCAAAGAATCCAGATGTAGTAGGCTCCATGATATGCTTTTCATAGGTCAAATGTTAATCGTCGCAACATATCTGAATCCTATAAGAATGAAGATACTTAGCTGATTTTATTAGCCAAGTACCTCCACTGGGTAtgacttggatttttttttctggggtggggtgggggtttCTAGGAATTGATATGATTTGGGATGTCAAATACATGTCACCCTATTTCAGCAAATATGGATAATGTCGTTTCCTGGATCATAGAAGCAGCACAACTCCAATTTTTGCAAGTCTAATTCCAGTCTCCATAATAGTTTTAAACACACATTTTATTTACAATACATTAAAAGAAGTGTGCACCCAACTTGATCAATTCATAATCCAAAATCATAGAGATGACTAGATGAACCATaagttttataaattttttggtAAGTTTTAGAGGAAGAAAAATGGTTATTGGCTGCTCAAATGATGTACTCACAAAATTTATTCATCCGACTTATTAGCAGCATAACTTCCCAACTTTCTAACACAATTTATGCAACCctaggtgaaaaggaaaaaaaattagaaatattACCAAAACTATCAAGAATTCTTACCTGGACAAGTTTTTTGCACATGCTGAAACTAAGGCCTCCTTCAATCCCCTCACTGTTGTGTCTCCTATTTGCAAGCTGCATCATTGAAACTGAGCCTTCTGATTGAGAACAACCATTGTCAATCCCAATTTCAAACTTTATAAAAGCGTACCCATCTGATGAATCTGGTCTCCAAATAGCCCACTGTTTCTCATTACTTCCTGCATTTCCAATCTCCGAAAGGACCCGGAAGGTTATAGATTCTCCTCCATGACACCCACCCAAAAGATTCCCAAACATATGCAGAATCACCTGAAAAATTCTTCTATCATCACCCAGGACCCAGTCAGGCACCGAGTTCTCAACCTCAATGCAGAAATCAAGACCTTTACAAACACAGAGACACTTGGCAAGGCAAGCTGCTTCCTTCACCATCGGATGTAGCCGGAAAGATCTCATTTCTAATGGAAACCTTCCCCTATCTGTATTTGAGATCTCCATGACATCATTTATCAAAGTCGACAGAACACTGCTGGTCTTCATCATTGCTTCAACGATGATCTGTTGTTCACTATTCATATTATCATGCTGAATCATAGAAAGTAGACCCAAGATTGAGTGCATTGGCCTCCTCATGCCATGGCTCATCACCTTCTGGAACGAGTTCCTTGCTTGGCTCGCCATCATAGCATTCTTCCTAGCCAGTTGCAGTGCCCGGTTTTGCTCCACCAGTTTCTCTCTCATAAGTTGAGATTCTTCTAAAACCGCAGCATGGGAGAGCGCAACAGCTACCTGATCAGCAACCACCTCAACTATCTCCAGTTCATGGAAACTCCAAACTCTAGCTGGTGTATTTGGAAGAACCAAAACCAGTACTGCATAACACTGCTGAATTAACTCCGGTGTACCCCCTTTGAAGTTTGATACCCTCAGCATTGGCATCCGTATTGCCGCAACTGCCCCCGGCGGCTCACCAGAACCACCACTGCTCGCCATCCCAAGGGCCGAGTCAGCCCCGAGGATCTTCACTCCCTTACTCTCCTTGACCTTTTGGATGTCCAGATCACAGACTGGTATAGAGTTACAGTAGGAATTGGAAGATCCCTTCAACTCATGAGTGAGGAACATTTCCGTTTTGTTCTCATTGGGCATCCATACTGCACAATTCTGCAGGTCCAAAGTCTTAGAAAGCTCAACCAGAGTGGTGTACAATATCGTATGCCTATCAAGTGACTTCCTTATCTCGTGGGTCAGCATTCGGACATGCCAACTTGCTTCCTTCTGCTTCTTCATCATTCCAACCTCTCTATCGAGCTCCCAAGCCTTCTTCTTTAAGAATAGCTCTCTGACCTTTACTTTGAGGAGCAGAGGGATAAGGGTTATAAGGGTTATGGCAGTGGCACAGGAGACCACAGCAGTGAGGAATTTGGCTACCGTGAGGGCCAGCATCAGCTGGAATGAGTGTGGAGCATAAGTCCAGCCATTGAGCAAATGGGTCAGCCCACAGAGGACAATGAAGGCGATGAACTGAAAAAGTACCCATTTGAAGGGGACGTTGGAGCAGCTAACGAAGTAAAGGAGCTCAATAGGGATGGAAAAGTAGGCCACAGCGATCAGGAAATCACTCACTCTCTGGCATTCTAGGATGTTCTCCACACTCCAGAAGCCTTCTTCATCGCAGTTACAGCGGCCGTACCCACTCTCAATGGCGGAAACAGAGAGGACGAAAGAAGAAATCAACAGCCCACGAGCTACCGCTTTTAACATTGCATCTAAGGATGCTGCTTCAAGCCATTTATGAATAAAGTCTGATCTTTCAAGAACTACACGATACAGGAAACAGGATTAAAATGCTAGATACTTAGAACCACGCTTGCAGATCCATTCCCTGTACCAAAAATGCCACAAATAAAACCGAAAAGCCATTAGAATGCAAAGAATCCCACGTCTTAGATTTTGAGATCTAAGAAAATTAATGTAAGATCCAAACCTCCAATCCCTCCATTCCTCTCTCTGGAAAGCCCAAAACATCAAATTCGataattttcatattttgatGATTTCCTCGTTCCAAATTTCCTCCAAACCCAGCCCCCCCAccctccaaaaaaacaaaaaaaaaatcctttcctCTGCCGTCTTTCTCACATATGGGTTCCTaattcttcccccccccccccctcccactcccaaaaaaaaaaaaaattgttctccGTTTCCCGTCCTTTTCACAAATGCATTCGTgtgtaaaaaaaagaaaatctcctCCACTCACAAATCAAAGcaacaaaaatgaaattaagaacaaaaaacGAAGGTTTAAAGAATTGCAAATCTCAGAGCTTTTAAAAAACAGAATCCAGAAATGCAGAGAAAGTAGAAGCAGTACCTAATCTCCTTAGAAAAAACAAGCAAACACACGATCAGATCCTATCCTCCTTAGTCCTTCCATTACTTGGCCAGCCCACCTTGACACTTGAGGGTTCCAAATTCCAAAACTGACTAATTTGACGTTTTCGTAATcccaccgccaccacctcccTTTTATCCATCTAATCTTCAAAACTTTTAGTTTCAGaaaactaccaccaccaacCACCTCCTTCCCATTCATAAACAAGCAACAACTCCACGCCTTCTCCCCCTTCCTATTCCACCAAGAGGGTTGGGGGAAGTttatataaatattaaaaaaaaaccctccttCCAGAAAACCAGTCTCGAGGAACCCACCAAGGAAACCCGGTTTTCAGAACAGGAAACCCGGTTTTCAGAACAGGAAACCGGCCATCTCGCACCGTGAAAGCAGCTGAAGCCTCTCTGCAGAGCGGGGGAGAAGCGATTTCGGTTTCGGCTTCTgggtttgtgactttgtgtTGGATTTgtaagcaaagaaagaaagtaTATTCAATATATTTGATTCCCCCGACCCTTTTACTGGATTTgggtttttcaaatttttactTTGAGGGTCGAGGACATGAAGCTTCAAAGGAGACGAAGAAAAATAGCTTTTGAGAGCATTGTGATGTCGCTGCTGTGTGTTGTGCTGTCTCTAGATTCTGGTTCTGGTCTGGTTATTATTCATTTATTCAGAGaaactaacaaaacaaaaaaaaaaagatgaagaaaaactgTGAACGAGGAAGCGAAGGAAACACAAGGAAagagcaaaagagagagaaaacgaaAGTGGAAAAGGCATTATTCTTAATGCTGTGGGACCTACTCTAGTAGGACCCACTTGGATACATGAAGAGAACCTAGACGCTCTtcccccttcctctttctcGTCCCTCGTCAGACGGGGCTCAGAACCATAgatagtgaaaaaaaaataaaagaatatttattttaatttatggttATGAAAGCGAATAAATAAgtactttcaatttattttcgCCGTCTCGAGACGTTACTtttgcttttttcttcttcgactctttctctccttcgtGGTCGTAATGTATTGCATCGAGGAAAATTAACGTCACACGTGTCAGAAAGATAGAGTCGAAGTTTTAAAAATGTTAGCAAGTTGCATTCTAACCGAGTTTCAAAGTTTCGCCGACTCGGACATTGGTGAGATAATTCGTGGACAGGTGTCAAACGCTCAGTGAAGATTTTGATCGGGATGAGTTGACACATTCGGGTTTCGATGTGTGTCAGTTTTCACCGCTTTGTGTAATCGGCTGATCGATTAGGGTTCcttattggtttttttgttgCGTGGTCCGTCCTATTGGTTGGATCCAGTTTGGTCCAAGGAACAAAAATTCGATCGAAATCTTTAGAAATCATCGAGTTAACTCAATTTTTTAGGTTTATCGAGACAggttgaaggaaaattttataaaatccttggATTCGATCGAATTTTGATGGTTTTGACTAGTTTTGATCATATTTTTGTGAtttcgacacatatgcccatcgaaactaggaGAAATTTGACTCAAAACTTGGATAGATGggtatttatgctagaaactgtcaaaaaccaggacagacacttagttatgtctaatatcattacttaagatattattcataaataagcaaataccttctatttaaatctaataaaaatagtcaaaaaatcaaattttaaacaaaaaaaaaggcaaccccctagttcaagaacaaaaactggattttcaacggtaaatataattttcaactttctaatgctcgggtttttctcaaatctaaaaatttcataaatgtcattatggtaaaacattgctaaaaaccaaaagtgcagtaaaatattcatttgttttgatgttcaaaatttttttttcattcagagtgattttgacagcattcgcgcataccaaattaagtttgaccggtacataactctttcaatataaatcagatttaagcaatctaggatttattggaaagctatcaaaacaaagctttctaacaaatctaagattgcttaaatttcatttatattgaaggagttatgttctggtcaaaccttatttaatattttgataccatgtccaagaaaaATATACAGTATGAAACTtagatcaaaaccacaagtaatatttttagtgttctctatgtgaaactaatgcatggattgagtttaaaatgtcaaaaataggcagcacaacaagaatcagaaCAAAAAACCAACTTCTGGATCTCGAAACCAAGGCTCAAGTTAGTTTGGAGAAAATCCCAAGTTTCGactgagatatggtcgaaaccgagacgaatTTGTTTTCTGGCTAATCAAgacctagtcgaaacccgatttttagaaccttggtttgGTCTCAAACTGAACCCGATTGCAAACATGATGTCGGCCCGATTTTTAAGAGTGCCAATTTAggatcgaaaaaaaaaaatttgaaactgAATCCAGTCATTTAAAAcaaattaatttggttttggttgcatctgaaatatatttttttcgaTTTCATTCAAATAGAATCAAATCGAATAAATTCTAttatattttaatgttttaatcagAGGATGATAAACTCTTTTcttattattgaaaaaactttgaTAAAttacatggtttttttttatttattatttattagtgAAGATGTAAAAAGTTTGGCCAAAGACCTAATATAGGGTCCAAACCAAATACAAATAGGATCAACATCGAACAGTAAATCAAATATGGTACCGAATAAAAACGGTTTTAGTTTGAAAAATAgactcctatttttttttaatggttgatgttctctatgccgtaacgcaggctgcacccagacacatgggttgGGTATTGCTGCCATTCAGGGGGTTAGGGTGGTTATTTCGCCCACCCCCCATGTGTTTAGGCTCAGCctgcgcccccggcacagagaacattttatCGTTTTATTAAATTCCACATGTTGTATCTTGAACCGAAACCTAAATATTTAATGGGCAAGAGATATATACTTGGTCGCATGATCTCTACACAAACGTCTAAACCAATGGGGGAGCATGTCTAGGTATCTACCTAGGGGCAGAAGCGTCATTTCATGGTgtcctgtgagagggcatagaaaacaccaccaagtttCTCATATGTAATTGACATCTACCTTTATTGGAGGAGCGAGGTTACCTTTGTGCCTTTACATTCCATTACCCTTATTGCACTGGTCTCCCCTGCTTGACATTGCTAAGAACATCATTGCGAAATCCCCTGAGGACTTGCAACTCATCCTCGACAACCTGCAACTGCTCCTAAAGGTAAGTTAATCcgctctctctcttcaattttatgaatcccttctctcttccatctctctctcctcctctctctcctctcccttctccctcaTGACGCAACCCTACTCTAAAtcatttgaaattttctttttgattctAATTCCTAAACTAATTTTTGCTGCATTGTTAAGTATGTAGTCATTTTTAGGGATTTgatcatttctagggttttaatcACTTCCAGGATTTAAGTGAGGAATTAGAACCAAAATGACTAcgaagaaagagggagataaCGAGAAATCTTAGGTTTTATTTCCTAACAAAAATTAACAGAGTAAAATTATTCTGGAAATCTGTTAACCTTTGTGGGGTTGCCCTTGAAGACTTGTATAAAGAATGGAAGTATATAGTGAATGTCATTAAACTATATGTGTATAATGTTCAGGTATGTGAACATCTGACCACTGTTTATACCATCAATAGCTTCCCTAGTTCAGTAGTTGGTAAAGATAATCAAAGTGGTAGGCAAGATGGTGAATTTGAATTTGTTTCTACTGTTGAGAGTGTTGTTGATGTTAAAAAGGGTGCTACGACTGGTAGGGCTTTTAGTATGAGCGATTCAAGTGTTAGTGTTAGTGGAAGTGGAAGTGGTAAGTATGCTACTTCTGGTAGGGGTACTGCAACGGTAAGGGTTGCTAATAGGAGTACTGCCATTGTAGGGGGCAATTACTAGGGGGTTCAGATGATGCAAGGGCTGCTAGTAAGAGTGTTGCCAATGTTGGGGGAAGTACTgaagtagggctgcaacaaggtcgggttgggtcgggctttatgaaaccctagcccaaccctaagtccccttagttgggtcCGGGCCCGATtcgaccctgacttagggccagaaTAATCTAACCTTGACCCGCACTCAGGGTCAGAtcaggctgaccctgattggccctgatcatggggaacGAGAAGGATATGCATGAGCTGGAATGGGCcgaggagaaaattatcaattttatataaaataatactataataaaatgtattatatcacttattatcttcatatataatatattatataacaaaatgtgggtgatatttaaaatttataatatatctATTATATCAACATAatttttatagtataac is drawn from Telopea speciosissima isolate NSW1024214 ecotype Mountain lineage chromosome 1, Tspe_v1, whole genome shotgun sequence and contains these coding sequences:
- the LOC122664841 gene encoding protein EIN4-like — its product is MLKAVARGLLISSFVLSVSAIESGYGRCNCDEEGFWSVENILECQRVSDFLIAVAYFSIPIELLYFVSCSNVPFKWVLFQFIAFIVLCGLTHLLNGWTYAPHSFQLMLALTVAKFLTAVVSCATAITLITLIPLLLKVKVRELFLKKKAWELDREVGMMKKQKEASWHVRMLTHEIRKSLDRHTILYTTLVELSKTLDLQNCAVWMPNENKTEMFLTHELKGSSNSYCNSIPVCDLDIQKVKESKGVKILGADSALGMASSGGSGEPPGAVAAIRMPMLRVSNFKGGTPELIQQCYAVLVLVLPNTPARVWSFHELEIVEVVADQVAVALSHAAVLEESQLMREKLVEQNRALQLARKNAMMASQARNSFQKVMSHGMRRPMHSILGLLSMIQHDNMNSEQQIIVEAMMKTSSVLSTLINDVMEISNTDRGRFPLEMRSFRLHPMVKEAACLAKCLCVCKGLDFCIEVENSVPDWVLGDDRRIFQVILHMFGNLLGGCHGGESITFRVLSEIGNAGSNEKQWAIWRPDSSDGYAFIKFEIGIDNGCSQSEGSVSMMQLANRRHNSEGIEGGLSFSMCKKLVQMMHGNIWVIPSTRGLAQSMTLILKLQRQSPVGRGVFEPQGSSEHIFSDFRGLQVLLADDDDVNRAVTKKILEKLSCRVSAVSSGFDCLSALGPSGTRFEIVILDLHMPDMDGFDVAMRIRKFRSRNWPLIVALTASADEGLWERCLQVGMNGMIRKPVLLQGFADELQRILQQASKGV